A stretch of DNA from Deltaproteobacteria bacterium:
TTCCGCTGCCCACGAGCATGTTCCTCCCGCTCTCGGCCGGCTACCTCGCCGTGGGTCCGAACGTGAAGCTCGGTCGCTCCAAGGCCCAGCCCCTCCCCGCCGCCGAGACCGTGCGCGGCTGGAGCGGCCAGCTCGACGCGGCCTACCGGCAGCTGAACGCCGGCGACCTGGACGGTGCCGGCCGGCTCGTGGCCGAGGTGGAGCGCGCCTTCGGCCAGCTCGTGCGGTAAGCGCCCGGTGGGCACGGGGCCCGAAGCCCTGGCCCGTTGCGCGCCACTTCGGGTGGGTGGCCACACGAGCGGCCGAACAGCCGGCTCGCATGGGCGCGAGCGGCCACCACGCCGCGGTCGCCCCTCCGGACAATAGCCCCGATCTCGCGTACCTGAGCTACCCCGGGGCCCCACGCCCCGCGGCCCGGTCGTTGCACAACGCCCTCCGCACGTCCCGTGTCGGAGGAAGGCCGCATGACCAGCAGGATCGCCGCGCTCGTCTTCGCCTCGGCCCTGTCGCTGGGGGCCGCCTCGGTTCACGCGCGAGGTCCCGGTGGCGTGCCGGAGGAGCTACCTCGCGGGGGGTTTCTGCGCGGCGTCTTCGCGCGCCTCACGGGGCAGCCGCTCCGCCCAGGTGAACGGCTGCTGCGAGAGGTGCGCGGGGCGAGCAGCACCGAAGCGGCGCGGGTCGCCGCCCGCGTCTTCGTCCAGCACGGGGGGCGCGCGAATCTCGCCGGCACCTCCCTCTACGACCTCGGGAAGGTGGTGCACGAGATGCGCCGCCTCGGGGCGGGGGCCACGGCTTCGGGCCTCGTGCTCGCGTTTCAGCGCTTCTGGACCCCGCGCATCGGCGTCGGCGAGCTACGCACCCTCATCGGCATGACGCCCGCGGGTACCAACCGGGCGCAGGACCTGCTCATCACGCGTTTCTACGACGCCAACTTCTTCGGCCGGAGTCAGGCGGCGGCGCTGCGCGCGAGCCTCGAGTCGCAGGAGGACGGCTTCTTCGGCTTCATCGGCGACCTGTCGGGTCCCGTTCGCGAGGTCCAGTTCGCGCGCTACGGAGCGGCGTTCGGGGAGAGCGCGAACTTCGCGCGGCAGGTCTATCGCTCGTGGAAGGCCGAAAAGGCGGCGGAAGCGGCGCAGAAGGCCGCCGAGGAGGCCGAAGCCGAGGCCCGCAGCGCGCGCCTACACGCGTTCATGAACTCGCCGGGGATCGGCCATCACCACCACCTGCACGACGACTGAGTGAGGCAGGGGGGTTAGGGGGAAGGGGCCCGCGCGTTCGCGCGACGGCTACTCGAAGAGGAAGCGGAAGTTCTCGGGCACCACGCTCCCCGTGCGGGGCGCGTTCGGGTGGTTGAAGATCACCATCCCGCGCAGGGCCTGCGAGTCGGTGCGCTCGGCGAGCGTGCGGCACCAGCTCGGTGGATCGGCGCCGTAGGGGATGTTCCGATCCACTTCCTTGTTGAGCCAGGAGCTCATCCAGGAGGTGCAGTTGTGCGAGCCGTCCCGACGGCCGGTCACGTAAGGGGGCACGCCGCCGTTGTACTCGGTCTCGCCCAGCGTCCCCTCGAAGTCCCGCTCGATGGCGGTGATGTAGCGGTTGAACTTGTCGAGCTGGATGTTGTTCAGCTTGGCCAGGACGGTGGTGCGCTGCTCGCCGGGCTCCGGCAGGGCGAAGTCCTCGGCGTCGTAGTAATTGTAGACCTTCATCGTCTTGCCCTTGCGGTCGGCCGAGAGGCGCGCGTTCGTGCCGAGGCCCGTGCCGACGTGCAGCCAGTCGTCTCCGACCGGATTCCAGAGCTGCACCGTGTTCGTGCCCATGGCCTTCAGGAAGTCGGTGCGGAAGGCCTCGAACTTGGCCTGCTCCTGCGCGGTCCAGTCGTAGGTCTCGCCGCGGCCGAAGTTGGTGTTGATGAAGACGGCGGGTCGGCCGCGGTAGGTCGCGATGTGCACCTTGCCGCGGTAGGCCTGGCGCAGGCTGTACATGCGGTCCAGGAACGAGGCTCCGCGACCTTCGCCGCCCGTGCCGGGCTGCGGCGGCGCGGCGAGCGCGGCGGAGGACCAGAGACCCAGGGCAGCCACCACAGGGGCCAGCCACCGACCCAGAGCTTGCGAACGCATGGGAAACCTCCCGTGTACGAGTCGTTGTGAGTGCGACGTTCGCAAAAGCAACGCACGTGCCACGCGTCGCGAGGGGCCTTCCGAGGGTGCAATCGCCACGGATCCCAGCGCCCTGCGCGTGAGCGGGCGGCGACGGGCGGCGCGGGCCGGGAGGGAGCGTCTCCCCGCGAATCGGTGGGCCGGGGAGCGTGGTCGCTGGTTCCTGGAGAGAGGCGAGATCCCGCGTGGCAGGGGGGCTACGTCCTTGCCGCGGACGGTGGGGGAACGGCCCTGGCTACTTCTTGGGGAGCGGCAGATCCGCGAGCACCACGGCGGGGGTGTTGAGCTCGCTCGAGGCCAGGGTCGCGCCCTCGGGGTCGAAGATCCCGCCCCCCGCGCCGGGGGCCTTGGTGGTGTTGGCGGCCACCACGAACATCTTGGTCTGCGTGGCGAAGTTCTTCTGCACGTTGAGCGGCCACCAGATGGAGCTGCCCGCGTTGGCCGGGCCCACGGTCCAGTAGGCCGAGAAGAGGGCGAGGGCCGGCTTCTGCGCGACGAACTCCTGAAGCAGCTTCATCTCGTCGGCGGCGCAGTCGGGTCCCACGCCGTTCACCGAGCACTGGATGTCCGCGCAGATGAGCAGCCCCGCCTTTCCGACGGGGGTGTCGAAGTAGTTCTCCGTCACGTGCGTGCCGGGAGCGAGCTGCTTTCCCTCGCCCCCGAAGAGGTGGAACTTGTAGTGCCGCGCGAGCACCTTGCCGTCGGGGCCCACGGCCACCTGCGTGTTGTGGAGCTTCGCGGCGCCGCCGCTGCCCTCCTGCGTGATCAGGTTGAAGACCAGCGTGACGTTCAGCTCGTCGGCCAGCTTGCCGAGGGTACGGAGGATCGAGCCGTCGGTGAAGCGGGCGTCCGTGGTGAGCGCGTCGCCCTTCGCCGGGGCGGGCTCGGAGGTCTTCTGATCGATGGCGTACTCCGGGGTGACGACGAGGCGCGCCCCCTTCTTCGCCGCGTCCTTCACGAA
This window harbors:
- a CDS encoding carbon-nitrogen hydrolase family protein, with protein sequence MRVRRAVRTLILAAIPMLCACSSSSGASSDGAPPSGDARASRDGGAASDRGASPDAAATTFRVAGVQYADGDFSKVPGCGDDLCGLTHFVKDAAKKGARLVVTPEYAIDQKTSEPAPAKGDALTTDARFTDGSILRTLGKLADELNVTLVFNLITQEGSGGAAKLHNTQVAVGPDGKVLARHYKFHLFGGEGKQLAPGTHVTENYFDTPVGKAGLLICADIQCSVNGVGPDCAADEMKLLQEFVAQKPALALFSAYWTVGPANAGSSIWWPLNVQKNFATQTKMFVVAANTTKAPGAGGGIFDPEGATLASSELNTPAVVLADLPLPKK